The following proteins are co-located in the Paenibacillus sp. JNUCC32 genome:
- a CDS encoding VOC family protein encodes MINTNQTMRGFATISYWADDMEAAKAWYSDLLGIAPYFERSGPDGKLAYAEFRIGDYQHELGLIDRRFAPGQPTSGLGGAIMYWHVDDIEATLSRLKSMGAQEYEPLTHRGEGFITASVTDPFGNILGIMYNAHYLEILNSRIQG; translated from the coding sequence ATGATAAACACAAACCAAACAATGCGGGGATTTGCGACCATCAGTTACTGGGCAGATGATATGGAAGCGGCAAAGGCTTGGTATTCCGACCTGCTGGGTATTGCGCCATACTTCGAAAGGTCAGGTCCCGACGGGAAACTGGCTTACGCCGAATTTCGGATTGGGGACTACCAGCACGAGCTGGGTCTCATCGATCGCCGTTTTGCCCCTGGTCAGCCAACGTCCGGCCTCGGCGGAGCGATCATGTACTGGCATGTCGATGATATAGAGGCCACCCTCAGCCGATTGAAATCCATGGGTGCCCAAGAATACGAACCGCTCACCCACCGCGGGGAGGGATTCATTACGGCATCCGTCACCGACCCCTTCGGCAACATACTAGGCATCATGTACAATGCTCATTACCTAGAGATACTGAATTCCAGAATCCAGGGGTAA
- a CDS encoding Ig-like domain-containing protein — protein sequence MHFAKKIGLLSLIVSIVAGLLFLKPTGVVYASSPTSTIMVADTSLSIGETSLVMITFSEAVTGFTLADLTVANGTLSGLSTSDNITYTATLTPDAGITDATNVITLDNTGVQNAAGNAGVGTTDSNNYAIDTQRPTATIVVADTALSIGETSLVTITFSEAVIGFTNADLTVANGTLSAVSSSDGGITWTATLTPTSGIIDATNIITLDNTGVADLAGNAGVGITSSNNYAIETTQLTATIVVADTALSIGETSLVMITFSEAVTGFTLADLTVANGTLSGLSTSDGGITWTATLTPTTGITDATNVITLDNTGVQNAAGKAGKGTSDSNNYAIDTQRPTATIVVADTALSIGETSLVTITFSEAVSGFANGDLTVVNGALSSVSSSDNITWTATLTPNSNVNAATNNITLDNSGVTDYAGNAGAGLTESNSYSVFTVPASADLSSVALSNGTLSPVFASGTEVYTSSVPHSVSVLTVTATALDSHATITVNGTSVLSGQASSNILLNVGSNTITIVVTASDQSTRIYTITVTRENSSSNGGGSSNGGGTASEGGSSKPSAPMDNTVTSSDGKITLPTGRPGLVSLGKEIIISIPAGATPQELKLSIEKIQHTEALLKNNEVLASPVFEVLTNVSGNFNKPVKLSLAYDAASLKSDQTAAVFYFNEVKKAWVKVEGSIIQENYISVEVNHFTKYAALVVNKANGMPVVDKPTDPSTEISFTDISGHWAEVSIKEAVREGIVTGYPDETFEPGNTVTRAEFSLMLMNALKSTDAGAELIFTDTAWIGDWARKAVSQAVQAGIIRGYQDGSFRPNAKMTRAEMAAMIANALELSIKDIPTTSFSDDKAIPDWAKSSVEALKELGIVKGIGAGEFNPSAQTTRAEAVTVLMSMLGQSK from the coding sequence ATGCATTTTGCCAAGAAAATAGGGCTGTTATCTCTAATCGTATCTATTGTAGCGGGGTTGTTATTTCTCAAGCCGACCGGTGTAGTCTATGCATCGTCTCCGACATCCACGATCATGGTTGCCGATACGTCGCTATCGATTGGAGAAACTTCATTGGTAATGATCACGTTCTCGGAAGCGGTAACAGGCTTTACGCTAGCAGATCTGACAGTAGCAAATGGCACATTAAGCGGTTTGAGCACGTCCGACAATATCACGTATACGGCGACGTTGACGCCAGACGCCGGCATCACAGATGCAACCAATGTCATTACGCTGGACAACACGGGCGTACAGAATGCGGCAGGTAATGCGGGAGTGGGTACCACGGATTCTAACAATTACGCGATCGATACACAGCGGCCGACCGCCACCATTGTAGTAGCCGACACGGCGTTATCTATTGGCGAAACTTCATTGGTGACCATTACGTTCTCGGAAGCGGTAATAGGCTTCACAAATGCAGATCTGACGGTGGCAAACGGTACGCTGAGTGCCGTGAGCTCGTCCGATGGCGGGATCACCTGGACGGCGACGTTGACGCCAACTTCTGGCATCATAGATGCAACCAACATCATCACGCTCGATAATACGGGCGTGGCCGATTTGGCGGGCAATGCGGGAGTTGGTATCACTAGCTCCAACAATTACGCGATTGAAACGACACAGCTGACGGCCACGATCGTGGTTGCCGATACGGCGCTATCGATTGGTGAAACTTCATTGGTAATGATCACGTTCTCGGAAGCGGTAACAGGCTTTACGCTAGCAGATCTGACGGTAGCGAATGGCACATTAAGCGGTTTAAGTACGTCCGATGGCGGGATCACCTGGACGGCGACGTTAACACCAACTACTGGCATCACAGATGCAACCAATGTCATTACGCTCGACAATACGGGCGTACAGAATGCAGCAGGTAAAGCGGGTAAGGGTACCTCCGATTCGAACAATTACGCGATCGATACACAGCGGCCGACCGCCACCATTGTAGTAGCGGACACGGCGTTATCTATTGGCGAAACTTCATTGGTGACCATTACATTCTCGGAAGCGGTTAGTGGCTTCGCCAATGGGGACCTGACGGTGGTAAACGGTGCGTTAAGCAGCGTTAGTTCATCTGACAACATCACATGGACTGCAACGCTCACGCCGAATTCCAATGTAAATGCTGCGACGAATAACATCACGCTTGATAACTCGGGGGTGACCGATTACGCAGGCAATGCGGGAGCAGGCTTGACGGAATCCAATTCGTACTCAGTGTTCACGGTGCCGGCATCTGCGGATTTGAGCAGTGTAGCGTTATCGAACGGGACACTAAGCCCTGTCTTTGCTTCTGGAACTGAAGTGTACACGTCAAGCGTGCCTCACTCCGTTTCCGTATTAACTGTAACGGCGACTGCACTTGATAGTCATGCTACGATAACGGTTAACGGTACTTCAGTACTAAGCGGGCAAGCAAGCTCCAATATACTGCTAAACGTGGGATCGAATACGATCACGATTGTTGTAACGGCAAGCGATCAATCGACCAGAATCTACACGATTACTGTGACCCGCGAGAATAGCTCCTCTAACGGTGGCGGTTCTTCTAATGGGGGAGGTACAGCCAGCGAGGGCGGTTCGTCCAAACCATCGGCTCCCATGGACAATACAGTTACCTCATCCGATGGAAAAATCACGCTGCCAACAGGAAGACCTGGGTTGGTTAGCCTGGGGAAAGAAATCATCATCTCCATTCCGGCAGGCGCCACACCTCAGGAGCTGAAATTATCGATAGAGAAAATACAACATACCGAAGCTCTCTTAAAGAATAACGAGGTTTTGGCAAGCCCGGTATTTGAAGTTCTAACAAACGTCTCGGGGAATTTTAACAAACCCGTGAAACTGAGTTTAGCTTACGACGCCGCAAGCTTAAAGAGCGATCAAACAGCGGCCGTCTTTTACTTTAATGAAGTGAAAAAGGCATGGGTGAAAGTCGAGGGCAGCATCATACAGGAGAATTATATATCCGTAGAGGTCAATCACTTTACGAAGTATGCAGCACTCGTAGTAAATAAAGCCAACGGAATGCCCGTTGTCGACAAACCAACAGACCCGTCAACGGAAATTTCCTTTACCGATATTTCCGGACATTGGGCAGAAGTAAGCATTAAGGAAGCGGTGCGTGAGGGTATCGTGACGGGATATCCGGATGAAACGTTCGAGCCGGGCAACACCGTGACGCGTGCAGAATTTTCCCTCATGCTGATGAATGCGCTGAAGTCGACAGATGCTGGAGCGGAGTTGATATTCACAGATACAGCTTGGATCGGTGACTGGGCTAGGAAGGCAGTTTCGCAGGCCGTCCAGGCTGGCATTATTCGAGGCTATCAGGATGGCTCTTTCCGTCCAAATGCAAAAATGACGCGTGCTGAGATGGCAGCAATGATTGCGAATGCGCTCGAGCTATCCATCAAGGACATCCCCACAACCTCTTTTTCAGATGACAAGGCTATTCCTGATTGGGCGAAAAGCTCTGTTGAAGCGCTGAAGGAACTTGGTATTGTTAAGGGAATTGGCGCAGGCGAGTTTAATCCAAGCGCTCAAACCACGAGGGCAGAGGCCGTAACCGTTCTAATGAGCATGTTAGGTCAATCCAAATAA
- a CDS encoding SMI1/KNR4 family protein, whose protein sequence is MNEELLEQLEEWHEEDEFEEIVDAISEIPEEERDYALISHLGRALNNLERYEEAVEQFLSIQEEGKDDPLWHYRIGLAYYYLDRYEDARKAFEVADHLEPGDEDTLEFLEWIRNKTAPKPAEKSSAAVSYMDPDVLNFWDDGAPEADKYVSAPPTDELIESVEEALVFKLPASYIQAMKVHNGGIPRNRKFPIEGGAQDFIEISGILGIGRDKKKSLCGSLGSRFMIENGGYPEIGVVICDCPSPSEVVMLDYRSSGNDGEPEVIHVDKASDYKITRLAANFEAFISGLE, encoded by the coding sequence ATGAATGAGGAGCTTTTGGAGCAGCTGGAAGAGTGGCATGAAGAGGACGAATTTGAAGAAATCGTAGATGCGATTTCGGAGATCCCGGAAGAAGAGCGGGATTATGCGCTGATCAGCCATTTGGGCCGGGCGCTGAACAATCTCGAACGCTACGAAGAGGCGGTTGAGCAATTTCTGTCCATTCAGGAAGAGGGCAAGGACGATCCGCTGTGGCATTACCGCATTGGGCTCGCATATTACTATTTGGATCGTTACGAAGATGCTCGCAAAGCGTTTGAAGTGGCCGATCATTTAGAACCTGGAGATGAGGATACGCTGGAGTTTCTGGAATGGATCCGGAACAAAACGGCTCCGAAGCCAGCAGAGAAGTCCAGTGCCGCCGTGTCTTATATGGATCCAGACGTACTGAATTTCTGGGATGACGGCGCCCCGGAGGCCGATAAATACGTCTCTGCTCCGCCTACGGACGAGCTGATCGAATCCGTGGAGGAAGCGCTGGTCTTCAAGCTGCCGGCATCTTATATTCAAGCCATGAAAGTACATAACGGGGGGATTCCCCGAAACCGGAAATTCCCTATAGAGGGTGGAGCACAGGATTTTATTGAAATATCAGGTATTCTGGGAATCGGACGAGACAAGAAAAAATCCTTGTGCGGAAGCCTGGGCAGCCGCTTTATGATCGAGAACGGCGGATATCCTGAGATTGGCGTGGTGATCTGCGATTGTCCTTCCCCGTCCGAGGTCGTGATGCTGGATTACCGTTCATCGGGGAACGATGGAGAGCCGGAGGTTATTCATGTGGACAAGGCCAGCGATTACAAAATCACCCGTCTTGCCGCGAACTTCGAGGCCTTCATTAGTGGATTGGAGTAA
- a CDS encoding Bax inhibitor-1/YccA family protein, producing the protein MIGRSGNPTLNEETFEKSGYYNNQETMTIGGTVNKSFMLLALLIGAAVISWVMFFNGYEVFPFMIGGAIGGFVLALIISFVPKAAPYLAPIYAILEGFFLGALSAHYEYLYYGITLQAALLTMCIFLGMLLAYKTGLIRATPGFKKGIIAATIGIALVYLFSMVLGLFGVTVPYLHDSTPIGIGISVVIIIIAALNFVLDFNFIEEGAHHGAPKYMEWYGSFGLLVTLVWLYIEIIRLLAKLANRD; encoded by the coding sequence TTGATAGGGCGCAGTGGAAATCCGACACTCAACGAAGAAACTTTTGAGAAGAGTGGGTATTACAACAATCAGGAAACGATGACGATTGGCGGAACGGTGAACAAATCGTTCATGCTGCTCGCGCTGCTGATCGGGGCAGCGGTCATTTCTTGGGTTATGTTTTTTAACGGGTATGAGGTATTCCCGTTCATGATCGGCGGAGCGATCGGCGGTTTTGTCCTGGCGCTGATCATCAGCTTCGTGCCGAAGGCAGCGCCGTATCTGGCGCCGATCTATGCGATCCTGGAAGGCTTCTTCCTGGGTGCATTATCCGCGCATTACGAATATCTGTACTATGGCATTACTTTGCAGGCGGCTTTACTGACGATGTGCATATTCCTGGGCATGCTGCTCGCGTATAAGACGGGTCTGATCCGGGCGACGCCAGGCTTCAAAAAGGGGATCATCGCGGCAACGATCGGCATTGCGCTTGTCTACCTGTTTAGCATGGTTCTCGGCCTGTTCGGCGTAACGGTACCTTACCTGCATGACAGCACACCGATCGGTATCGGAATTTCCGTTGTGATCATCATCATCGCCGCACTCAATTTCGTGCTGGATTTTAACTTTATTGAAGAGGGCGCGCATCATGGCGCACCCAAGTATATGGAGTGGTACGGCTCGTTTGGTTTGCTGGTAACACTCGTCTGGCTGTACATCGAAATTATCCGGTTGCTGGCGAAGCTGGCGAATCGGGACTAA
- a CDS encoding protein adenylyltransferase SelO, protein MTNRKALNDIGWNFDNSYALLPASFFTKQDPTPVRSPELIVLNEPLAASLGLDADALQSPEGAAMLAGNEIPEGAEPLAQAYAGHQFGYFTMLGDGRAILLGEQITPQGDRMDIQLKGSGRTPYSRGGDGRAALGPMLREYIISEAMHALGIPTTRSLAVVATGQPVTRERDLPGAILTRVASSHVRVGTFQYVRGAGTTEDLRALADYTLQRHYPKADLGDGANRYLVLLQEVIQRQAVLIAKWQLVGFIHGVMNTDNMTLSGETIDYGPCAFMDAFDPNTVFSSIDSQGRYAYVNQPYIAAWNLARLAEALLPLLHEEEAQAIKLAEGAIGSFTDLYHEQWLAGMRAKLGIFHEEEEDESLIEDLLKMMKNQQADYTNTFRALTFDKLEDTPLNGTPELASWYERWQARLGRQQESRDQSHQLMRSSNPAVIPRNHRVEEALEAAENEGDYSVMKELLNVLSDPYAHSPEQAEYAIVPERSRPYRTFCGT, encoded by the coding sequence ATGACCAACCGGAAAGCTTTGAACGATATAGGATGGAATTTTGACAATAGTTACGCGTTATTGCCGGCATCTTTTTTTACCAAGCAAGATCCCACGCCGGTGCGCTCGCCGGAACTGATTGTTCTAAACGAACCGCTGGCAGCGTCGTTGGGATTGGACGCCGATGCCCTGCAAAGCCCGGAGGGAGCGGCAATGCTTGCTGGCAACGAGATACCCGAGGGGGCCGAGCCGCTCGCTCAGGCATATGCCGGGCACCAATTCGGATATTTTACGATGCTGGGCGACGGCCGTGCGATTCTGTTGGGTGAACAAATCACGCCGCAGGGAGATCGCATGGATATTCAGCTCAAGGGCTCGGGCCGGACGCCGTATTCCCGGGGAGGCGATGGCCGGGCTGCCCTGGGTCCGATGCTGCGCGAGTATATTATCAGCGAAGCCATGCATGCGCTGGGCATTCCGACTACCCGCAGCCTGGCGGTTGTGGCGACCGGCCAGCCTGTCACCCGTGAAAGAGATTTGCCGGGCGCCATCCTGACCCGCGTGGCCTCAAGTCACGTAAGAGTGGGGACGTTTCAATATGTTAGGGGAGCGGGGACAACCGAGGATTTACGGGCTCTGGCGGACTACACCCTGCAGCGGCATTACCCTAAGGCAGACCTTGGTGACGGTGCCAACCGTTATCTGGTCTTGCTTCAGGAGGTCATCCAGCGCCAGGCGGTCCTGATCGCCAAATGGCAGCTTGTCGGTTTTATCCACGGGGTGATGAATACCGATAATATGACCCTCAGCGGCGAAACGATAGATTATGGGCCTTGCGCCTTCATGGATGCCTTTGACCCGAATACGGTATTCAGCTCCATCGACTCTCAAGGCCGCTATGCCTATGTCAACCAACCGTATATTGCCGCTTGGAATCTCGCAAGATTGGCGGAAGCCTTGCTTCCGCTGCTGCATGAAGAGGAAGCGCAGGCAATCAAGCTCGCCGAGGGTGCGATTGGGTCCTTCACCGATCTGTATCACGAGCAGTGGCTTGCAGGCATGAGAGCCAAGCTGGGGATCTTCCATGAAGAGGAGGAGGACGAATCCCTGATCGAAGACCTGCTCAAGATGATGAAAAATCAGCAGGCAGACTATACCAATACCTTCCGTGCGCTAACGTTTGACAAGCTGGAGGACACGCCTCTAAACGGCACGCCGGAATTAGCTTCCTGGTACGAGCGCTGGCAAGCAAGGCTTGGCCGCCAGCAGGAATCCAGGGACCAATCCCATCAGCTGATGCGCAGCAGCAATCCTGCGGTCATTCCGCGGAACCATCGGGTGGAGGAAGCGCTGGAAGCCGCGGAGAACGAAGGGGACTACAGCGTGATGAAAGAGCTGCTGAACGTTCTGTCTGATCCATACGCGCATTCCCCGGAACAAGCGGAATATGCGATCGTGCCCGAGCGTTCCCGTCCTTACCGTACCTTCTGCGGCACGTAA